One window of Gemmatimonas aurantiaca genomic DNA carries:
- a CDS encoding multicopper oxidase domain-containing protein produces MHNDPTPRLSDLVAANDGAASDRRTFLTRASALTLAIPGVAALAACDRPESQPPASSGPGSPPTQIPDNSNSRLDSAVVRDEHHAATSATGGAVDPSSVTYHRFAPELPPPPADGRLVLHWHAREVPVRINDEMVVAAWTFEGDIPGPIVHCRVGDTVEFTLTNDVAIPHSMDFHAAQIDPKVAFRSVPKGESVTFTFKPKYAGAFMYHCGTAPVLMHIGTGMYGALIVSPREGLPPAKEFVLVQGEYYLAPPKNGVRAFDYEKMLSTLPDHLCFNGRPGQYMKEPIRVKVGDRVRFWVVAAGPSHPCHFHVVGEQFDSVWLGAPPASPLRGVQTFTVPAGGGLVFDLLCDIPGEFPFVNHAFGHGQKGAIGILQVE; encoded by the coding sequence ATGCACAATGACCCCACGCCGCGGCTGTCCGATCTCGTCGCCGCGAACGATGGTGCCGCGAGCGATCGCCGCACCTTTCTCACCCGTGCTTCCGCACTGACGCTCGCCATTCCGGGGGTGGCCGCACTCGCTGCCTGTGATCGACCGGAGTCACAGCCACCCGCTTCGTCGGGGCCGGGAAGTCCACCCACGCAGATTCCCGACAACTCGAACAGCCGGCTCGATTCGGCTGTCGTGCGCGACGAGCATCATGCCGCCACCTCCGCCACGGGAGGGGCGGTCGATCCCTCGTCGGTGACGTATCACCGCTTTGCCCCCGAGTTGCCGCCACCACCCGCCGATGGACGGTTGGTCCTGCACTGGCATGCGCGGGAAGTGCCGGTGCGCATCAACGACGAGATGGTGGTGGCCGCGTGGACCTTCGAAGGAGACATCCCCGGTCCGATCGTGCATTGCCGCGTGGGTGACACCGTCGAGTTCACGCTCACCAACGATGTCGCGATCCCGCACTCGATGGACTTTCATGCCGCACAGATCGATCCGAAGGTGGCGTTCCGTTCGGTGCCCAAGGGTGAGTCGGTGACGTTCACCTTCAAGCCGAAGTATGCCGGCGCCTTCATGTATCACTGTGGCACGGCGCCCGTGCTCATGCACATCGGGACCGGCATGTACGGTGCGCTCATCGTGTCACCGCGCGAAGGGCTGCCACCGGCGAAGGAGTTCGTGCTGGTGCAGGGCGAGTATTATCTCGCGCCGCCAAAGAACGGCGTGCGCGCGTTCGACTATGAGAAGATGTTGTCCACGCTGCCCGATCATCTGTGTTTCAATGGCCGGCCGGGCCAGTACATGAAGGAACCGATCCGCGTGAAAGTGGGGGATCGGGTGCGTTTCTGGGTGGTCGCGGCGGGGCCGTCCCATCCCTGTCATTTCCACGTCGTCGGCGAACAGTTCGATTCGGTGTGGCTGGGCGCGCCGCCGGCATCTCCGCTGCGCGGTGTGCAGACGTTCACCGTGCCGGCGGGTGGTGGTCTGGTCTTCGATCTGCTCTGCGACATCCCGGGCGAATTCCCCTTCGTGAATCACGCCTTCGGGCATGGACAGAAGGGCGCGATCGGCATTCTGCAGGTGGAGTGA
- a CDS encoding ATP-dependent 6-phosphofructokinase, with protein MRIAISTGGGDAPGLNAVIRAAVLSARTRGWDVLGIKRGYAGLLGEDEVVPLTADIVRGIAGQGGTIIKTTNRGSPFAYPVQLPDGSWTTVDRSDELIENARNLGIEAIISIGGDGSLAIAQKLVAKGVRVVSVPKTIDNDVPGTINTFGFDTAVNTAMEAIDKLHTTAESHDRVMVLEVMGREAGFIALHAGVAGTADVILIPEIEWDLEKVCQKIMSRDAAGRRFSIVVVAEGAKPRGGQESIIGASLPGQDRRLGGIAERLGFDIQRLTGKETRSMVLGHLQRGGPPTGYDRLLATRFGAAAVQAVADKKWGHMVALQSPHLVTIPIEQVLAETKRVDPHHDVVQAARMMGISFGD; from the coding sequence ATGCGCATTGCCATATCCACCGGCGGCGGCGACGCTCCCGGCCTGAACGCCGTCATCCGTGCCGCGGTTCTCTCGGCACGCACCCGTGGCTGGGACGTCCTCGGCATCAAACGCGGCTATGCCGGCCTGCTGGGTGAAGACGAGGTGGTTCCTCTCACCGCCGACATCGTCCGCGGGATCGCCGGACAGGGCGGTACGATCATCAAGACCACCAATCGGGGCAGCCCCTTCGCCTATCCGGTGCAGTTGCCCGACGGAAGCTGGACCACCGTCGACCGTTCCGACGAGTTGATCGAGAACGCCCGCAATCTGGGGATCGAAGCGATCATCTCCATCGGCGGTGATGGATCGTTGGCCATCGCACAGAAGCTCGTGGCCAAAGGAGTGCGCGTGGTGAGCGTGCCCAAGACCATCGACAACGACGTGCCGGGCACCATCAACACGTTCGGATTCGACACCGCCGTGAACACGGCGATGGAAGCGATCGACAAGCTGCACACGACCGCCGAATCGCACGACCGGGTGATGGTACTGGAGGTCATGGGGCGCGAGGCGGGCTTCATCGCGCTGCACGCCGGTGTGGCCGGCACGGCCGACGTGATCCTGATTCCCGAGATCGAATGGGATCTGGAGAAGGTCTGTCAGAAGATCATGTCCCGAGATGCGGCCGGTCGCCGGTTCAGCATCGTGGTGGTGGCCGAAGGCGCCAAGCCCCGTGGGGGACAGGAGTCGATCATCGGTGCGTCGCTGCCGGGCCAGGACCGTCGTCTGGGCGGCATCGCCGAGCGCCTGGGGTTCGACATCCAGCGCCTGACGGGCAAGGAAACGCGCTCGATGGTGCTGGGGCATTTGCAGCGTGGTGGTCCGCCCACGGGCTACGATCGTCTGCTGGCGACCCGTTTCGGCGCGGCTGCGGTGCAGGCGGTGGCAGACAAGAAATGGGGACACATGGTGGCGCTGCAGTCGCCCCATCTGGTCACGATCCCCATCGAGCAGGTGCTGGCCGAGACGAAGCGCGTGGATCCGCACCACGATGTGGTGCAGGCCGCGCGCATGATGGGGATCTCTTTCGGCGATTAG
- a CDS encoding GspH/FimT family protein, translated as MPHPRRGSTTIEQLLTLTLLAILATITILGSGPLLDAAAVETGAREAASLFALARDNALATGTPTAVRIDRARHRLVVHAGADTVAAALFAPSHIRLTSTRDSMTYAASGLGTGAANLRLVLSRGHRSDTVVVSRLGRVSRQ; from the coding sequence ATGCCCCACCCCCGCCGCGGAAGCACCACCATCGAACAACTGCTGACGCTGACCCTGCTCGCGATCCTGGCCACGATCACGATCCTGGGCAGTGGTCCGCTGCTCGACGCCGCGGCCGTCGAAACGGGCGCCCGGGAAGCCGCGTCCCTCTTCGCGCTGGCGCGGGACAACGCGCTCGCCACCGGCACCCCCACGGCGGTACGCATCGATCGCGCGCGTCACCGACTCGTGGTGCACGCCGGCGCCGACACCGTGGCCGCCGCGCTCTTCGCCCCATCGCACATCCGCCTCACCAGCACCCGTGACTCCATGACCTACGCGGCCTCGGGACTGGGCACCGGCGCGGCCAACCTGCGCCTGGTGCTCTCGCGTGGGCATCGATCCGACACGGTGGTCGTGTCCCGCCTCGGACGCGTGAGCCGCCAGTGA
- a CDS encoding DEAD/DEAH box helicase, translating into MTVIDPETLVGDTTFADLGLARPLLDALHEAGYERPTPIQREAIPLALGGRDLIGLAQTGTGKTASFTLPVVQRLLGGPRRTRVLVLTPTRELCIQVEESVRKYSSHAPVDVVPVYGGVGYEPQEKALRRGVDVVVATPGRLLDHLEKRNVDFTYLETLVLDEADRMLDMGFAPQINRIVEQIPRYRQTLLFSATMPPEVEALGRKYLRKPVVVQVGRRSSAATTVTHAVYPVPRHRKNDLLVHLLTTGDHDSVLVFTRTKSGADRVVRDLAQAGVHAGAMHADKSQRERVQALEDFKSGKLRVLVATDIAQRGLDISGITHVINFDVPQQPEDYVHRIGRTGRAASTGDAYTFMSAEEIGMVRTIERTIGQEIPRVSVPGYDFGT; encoded by the coding sequence ATGACAGTCATCGATCCTGAAACGCTTGTCGGCGATACGACGTTCGCCGACCTCGGGCTTGCTCGCCCGCTGCTGGACGCCCTGCACGAGGCGGGGTACGAACGTCCGACACCGATTCAGCGGGAAGCCATTCCGCTGGCCCTCGGGGGGCGCGATCTCATCGGACTCGCGCAGACCGGTACGGGAAAAACCGCCAGCTTCACGCTGCCCGTGGTGCAGCGGCTGCTGGGGGGGCCGCGTCGTACCCGCGTGCTCGTCCTCACGCCCACGCGTGAACTCTGCATCCAGGTGGAGGAGAGTGTACGCAAGTACTCCAGTCACGCCCCGGTGGATGTCGTGCCGGTGTACGGAGGCGTGGGGTACGAGCCGCAGGAAAAAGCGCTGCGGCGTGGGGTGGACGTGGTCGTCGCCACACCGGGGCGACTGCTCGATCATCTCGAGAAGCGCAACGTCGATTTCACGTATCTCGAGACGCTCGTGCTGGACGAAGCCGACCGGATGCTCGACATGGGGTTCGCGCCGCAGATCAATCGCATCGTGGAGCAGATCCCACGTTATCGGCAGACGCTGCTCTTCAGCGCGACCATGCCGCCCGAAGTGGAGGCACTGGGACGCAAGTATCTGCGCAAGCCGGTGGTCGTGCAGGTGGGACGCCGGTCGTCGGCCGCCACGACCGTCACGCACGCGGTGTATCCGGTGCCGCGTCACCGCAAGAACGATCTGCTCGTGCACCTGCTGACCACGGGCGATCACGACTCGGTGCTGGTCTTCACACGCACGAAGAGCGGAGCCGACCGGGTGGTTCGCGATCTCGCGCAGGCCGGCGTGCACGCGGGTGCGATGCACGCGGACAAGTCGCAGCGGGAACGGGTGCAGGCGCTCGAGGACTTCAAGTCGGGCAAACTGCGCGTGCTCGTGGCCACCGACATCGCCCAGCGCGGACTCGATATCTCGGGCATCACGCACGTGATCAACTTCGACGTGCCACAGCAGCCCGAGGACTATGTGCACCGCATCGGACGCACGGGCCGCGCGGCCAGTACGGGCGATGCCTACACGTTCATGTCGGCCGAGGAAATCGGCATGGTGCGCACGATCGAGCGGACCATCGGGCAGGAAATCCCGCGCGTGAGCGTGCCGGGGTACGACTTCGGCACCTGA